A region of the Manduca sexta isolate Smith_Timp_Sample1 unplaced genomic scaffold, JHU_Msex_v1.0 HiC_scaffold_1724, whole genome shotgun sequence genome:
AGTTTAGTCTGGCATAATACAACCAACTAAGATGTTAATCTCTTGTTGGTCaatattattttggcactgtaccATAATTCTACAACAGTAAGCTAATGTTGTAAATAGTGTTCTTATAAATCTTAAATCTGTGTCTTTATGTTGCATTTAATTTTCAGTGACATAACAGAAAATCCTTTGATATGTGATTGTGAACTACTGTGGGTGGGAGACTGGGCTCGTAACACCAGCGTCAAACTCGTCGGCAATCCAAAATGCGCCTTTCCAGAGAACATGGTCAACAAAACAGTgcggaaattaaaaatattcctcGACCTATCTGCCTGTGGGAGCATGCTACCCTCAAGCACATTGATTATGAAACCAAGCCAGGACCAAGTAGTTTTCGAAGGGGACACTCTTACCCTCTCTTGTAATGCTCCATTCGCGTCTGTTATGGCAAAATACGAGCTGAAATGGTCACACCCAATGCTGGAAGTGTGTGATGTTAACGTCACCCACACAGATATGCAAGACGAGGGTATAGCAGAAACAATAGTGTATTTCCCCAATATCACGCAACACCACATGGGAGAATGGACTTGCATGTACAGTGACCAGAATCATATACGACATAATTACACGATACAAGTGTTGGTGCTGTCAAATGGGACTCAGTATTGTAGTACCAATGAAAAGGATTACACCGTCAACAATAAAGGATTGTACTCCTGGCCTCAAATGCTGATGAATCATACAGCTGTAGTGCCATGCCGCAGTGGGGAAGGAATGGCTTATAGATACTGCAACGAAAATGGAA
Encoded here:
- the LOC119191628 gene encoding adhesion G protein-coupled receptor A3-like; this encodes MAAGTFDYLIGLKQLDITENPLICDCELLWVGDWARNTSVKLVGNPKCAFPENMVNKTVRKLKIFLDLSACGSMLPSSTLIMKPSQDQVVFEGDTLTLSCNAPFASVMAKYELKWSHPMLEVCDVNVTHTDMQDEGIAETIVYFPNITQHHMGEWTCMYSDQNHIRHNYTIQVLVLSNGTQYCSTNEKDYTVNNKGLYSWPQMLMNHTAVVPCRSGEGMAYRYCNENGTWSSPNTTECSYISNVTKLLQQFALLNVSLVQYSAVNATERLAMLIQEKTYPLAEINDADDVMFIAQAVRNYMQYIAEEKDLGPALLDVISSAMNISMPVLSQAETLYGSCTDMVQAAEEISAYINNVQGQKVWNYIRSLD